In a single window of the Gossypium hirsutum isolate 1008001.06 chromosome D02, Gossypium_hirsutum_v2.1, whole genome shotgun sequence genome:
- the LOC107934435 gene encoding probable magnesium transporter NIPA1 isoform X1 — protein sequence MNGMSMDNFRGLILAVSSSVFIGSSFIIKKQGLKKAGASGPRAGQGGHSYLYEPWWWAGMITMIIGEIANFAAYAYAPAILVTPLGALSIIFSAVLAHFILKERLHIFGMLGCALCVVGSTTIVLHAPKERHIESVKQVWHLATEPGFLVYFWVALAVVAVIIFHYVPRYGQTHLVVYIGICSLMGSLTVMGVKAVGIALKLSFGGVNQFKYFETWIFTIIVIFCCLLQINYLNKALDTFNTAVVCPVYYVMFTTFTIIASIIMFKDWNSQGGTEITTELCGFITILSGTFLLHKTKDMGKSSSGRLPVYTSPESNTVAESR from the exons ATGAACGGAATGTCAATGGACAATTTTCGTGGCCTCATTTTGGCTGTTTCATCGAGCGTTTTTATTGGATCTAGCTTTATTATCAAGAAACAGGGTCTTAAGAAAGCTGGAGCATCGGGACCAAGAGCCG gGCAAGGAGGACACTCTTATTTGTATGAACCTTGGTGGTGGGCTGGAATGATAACCA TGATAATCGGGGAGATAGCTAATTTCGCTGCTTATGCGTATGCTCCTGCAATTCTTGTAACACCATTGGGAGCCTTAAGTATTATTTTCAG TGCAGTGCTAGcacattttattttgaaagagAGATTACACATCTTTGGTATGCTTGGATGTGCTCTTTGCGTAGTTGGCTCTACAACCATTGTCTTACATGCTCCCAAGGAGAGACATATTGAATCTGTGAAACAAGTATGGCATCTTGCAACTGAGCCAG GATTTCTTGTATACTTTTGGGTTGCTTTGGCTGTGGTAGCAGTGATTATTTTTCATTATGTTCCACGCTATGGCCAAACCCATTTGGTAGTTTATATCGGAATCTGCTCTCTTATGGGATCTCTTACG GTAATGGGTGTTAAAGCAGTAGGAATCGCGCTGAAGCTGTCGTTTGGAGGAGTGAATCAGTTTAAATACTTCGAAACATGGATTTTCACAATAATTGTGATCTTTTGCTGTCTTCTGCAAATAAATTACTTGAACAAG GCTTTAGACACCTTTAATACTGCTGTTGTGTGTCCTGTTTACTATGTCATGTTCACAACTTTCACCATTATTGCCAGCATTATCATGTTTAag GATTGGAATTCACAAGGCGGGACAGAGATTACAACAGAATTATGTGGATTTATTACAATTTTATCAGGCACATTTCTCCTTCACAAAACCAAAGATATGGGAAAAAGTTCCAGTGGCAGACTCCCTGTTTACACATCTCCTGAATCAAATACAGTTGCCGAATCTAGATAG
- the LOC107934435 gene encoding probable magnesium transporter NIPA2 isoform X2: MNGMSMDNFRGLILAVSSSVFIGSSFIIKKQGLKKAGASGPRAGQGGHSYLYEPWWWAGMITMIIGEIANFAAYAYAPAILVTPLGALSIIFSAVLAHFILKERLHIFGMLGCALCVVGSTTIVLHAPKERHIESVKQVWHLATEPGFLVYFWVALAVVAVIIFHYVPRYGQTHLVVYIGICSLMGSLTVMGVKAVGIALKLSFGGVNQFKYFETWIFTIIVIFCCLLQINYLNKDWNSQGGTEITTELCGFITILSGTFLLHKTKDMGKSSSGRLPVYTSPESNTVAESR; this comes from the exons ATGAACGGAATGTCAATGGACAATTTTCGTGGCCTCATTTTGGCTGTTTCATCGAGCGTTTTTATTGGATCTAGCTTTATTATCAAGAAACAGGGTCTTAAGAAAGCTGGAGCATCGGGACCAAGAGCCG gGCAAGGAGGACACTCTTATTTGTATGAACCTTGGTGGTGGGCTGGAATGATAACCA TGATAATCGGGGAGATAGCTAATTTCGCTGCTTATGCGTATGCTCCTGCAATTCTTGTAACACCATTGGGAGCCTTAAGTATTATTTTCAG TGCAGTGCTAGcacattttattttgaaagagAGATTACACATCTTTGGTATGCTTGGATGTGCTCTTTGCGTAGTTGGCTCTACAACCATTGTCTTACATGCTCCCAAGGAGAGACATATTGAATCTGTGAAACAAGTATGGCATCTTGCAACTGAGCCAG GATTTCTTGTATACTTTTGGGTTGCTTTGGCTGTGGTAGCAGTGATTATTTTTCATTATGTTCCACGCTATGGCCAAACCCATTTGGTAGTTTATATCGGAATCTGCTCTCTTATGGGATCTCTTACG GTAATGGGTGTTAAAGCAGTAGGAATCGCGCTGAAGCTGTCGTTTGGAGGAGTGAATCAGTTTAAATACTTCGAAACATGGATTTTCACAATAATTGTGATCTTTTGCTGTCTTCTGCAAATAAATTACTTGAACAAG GATTGGAATTCACAAGGCGGGACAGAGATTACAACAGAATTATGTGGATTTATTACAATTTTATCAGGCACATTTCTCCTTCACAAAACCAAAGATATGGGAAAAAGTTCCAGTGGCAGACTCCCTGTTTACACATCTCCTGAATCAAATACAGTTGCCGAATCTAGATAG
- the LOC107934451 gene encoding probable magnesium transporter NIPA2, producing MCFNFTVIIGEIANFAAYAYAPAILVTPLGALSIIFSAVLAHFILKERLHIFGMLGCALCVVGSTTIVLHAPKERHIESVKQVWHLATEPGFLVYFWVVLAVVAVIIFQYVPRYGQTHLVVYIGICSLMGSLTVC from the exons ATGTGCTTTAATTTTACAGTGATAATCGGGGAGATAGCTAATTTCGCTGCTTATGCGTATGCTCCTGCAATTCTTGTAACACCATTGGGAGCCTTAAGTATTATTTTCAG TGCAGTGCTAGcacattttattttgaaagagAGATTACACATCTTTGGTATGCTTGGATGTGCTCTTTGCGTAGTTGGCTCTACAACCATTGTCTTACATGCTCCCAAGGAGAGACATATTGAATCTGTGAAACAAGTATGGCATCTTGCAACTGAGCCAG GATTCCTTGTATACTTTTGGGTTGTTTTGGCTGTGGTAGCAGTGATTATTTTTCAATATGTTCCACGCTATGGCCAAACCCATTTGGTAGTGTATATCGGAATCTGCTCTCTCATGGGGTCTCTTACGGTTTGTTGA